One region of Carya illinoinensis cultivar Pawnee chromosome 8, C.illinoinensisPawnee_v1, whole genome shotgun sequence genomic DNA includes:
- the LOC122318910 gene encoding protein ALTERED PHOSPHATE STARVATION RESPONSE 1-like, with translation MGCCSSRVERVEIVSRCKARKKYMKQLVKARQAFSVAHSLYLRSLRGTGSALFQFANAETKLHHTRRPHHHAPPPLLPSPTPPPPPPPMSPSSDTWTSITASPALPPPPPPPLASSTWDFWDPFVPPSSSRSVNEEWEEATMTASEAVVTATAAASSTPPPSVVSGFSKDTTTTSERAMVVARNSKDLVEIVKELDEYFLMAADAGGQASSLLEVSSASFSGQSSKEGKFYNHGFNFSQSLWTWGLSPNSNGFGKFGGEMHGSGVMGGGIAVGSHCSTLERLYAWEKKLYQEAKIAETLKIEHEKRVEQLRSLEIKRADYMKTEKSKKEIDKLESQMMVASRAIETTSAEIVKLRETELYPQLIGLVQGLMCMWRSMYECHQVQTHIVQQLKYLNTIPSTEPTSEIHRQSTLQLELEVQQWHQSFCYLVKAQRDYIESLVSWLRLSLFQISKNPLSRAAQESRIYSLCEEWHVAVDHIPDGVASEGIKSFLTVIHAIVVQQADELKQKKKSESAFKDLEKKVTQLRSLESKYGPYSMPGSSGTTGSKYPVAEKRAKVEILRAKAVEEKTKHEKSVSVTRGMTLNNLQMGFPHVFQAIVGFSSVCTQAFESVYNKAKSADDELNVKRILA, from the exons ATGGGTTGCTGTTCTTCTCGAGTGGAGAGAGTAGAGATCGTGTCACGTTGTAAAGCAAGAAAGAAGTACATGAAGCAACTAGTGAAGGCAAGGCAAGCATTCTCCGTCGCCCACAGCTTGTACCTTCGTTCTCTTCGCGGTACAGGCTCAGCCCTGTTCCAGTTCGCCAATGCCGAAACCAAACTCCACCACACCCGCCGCCCCCACCACCATGCCCCACCACCACTCCTCCCCTCTCCAACGCCACCTCCGCCTCCACCGCCAATGAGCCCCAGCTCCGACACGTGGACATCTATAACAGCCTCCCCAGCTCTTCCGCCTCCGCCTCCACCTCCGCTGGCGTCGTCCACGTGGGATTTCTGGGATCCATTTGTGCCACCGTCGTCTTCTCGGTCAGTGAATGAGGAGTGGGAGGAGGCCACGATGACGGCGTCGGAGGCTGTGGTCACGGCCACCGCCGCAGCAAGCTCTACGCCGCCACCTTCTGTGGTCAGTGGGTTCTCCAAGGATACCACCACCACGAGCGAGCGAGCTATGGTTGTAGCAAGGAACAGTAAAGATCTCGTCGAGATTGTGAAGGAGCTTGATGAGTACTTTCTTATGGCCGCTGATGCTGGTGGCCAGGCCTCATCGCTCTTGGAAGTTTCAAGTGCTAGCTTTTCTGGTCAGAGCAGTAAAGAAG GAAAATTTTACAATCATGGATTTAATTTTAGTCAGTCGTTGTGGACATGGGGCTTGAGTCCAAATTCAAACGGTTTTGGGAAGTTTGGAGGGGAAATGCACGGAAGTGGTGTTATGGGTGGGGGTATTGCCGTTGGCAGCCACTGTTCAACTTTGGAGCGGCTATATGCTTGGGAGAAGAAATTGTACCAGGAAGCCAAG ATAGCAGAGACCCTAAAGATAGAGCATGAGAAGAGGGTGGAGCAGCTGAGGAGTCTAGAGATAAAGAGGGCTGACTATATGAAGACTGAGAAGAGCAAGAAAGAAATTGACAAGTTGGAGTCGCAAATGATGGTTGCTTCCCGGGCCATAGAGACCACCTCTGCTGAGATAGTCAAATTAAGGGAAACCGAGCTCTACCCACAACTCATTGGGCTTGTCCAAGG ATTGATGTGCATGTGGAGAAGCATGTATGAGTGCCACCAAGTCCAAACTCACATAGTTCAGCAGCTGAAATACCTCAATACCATTCCATCAACTGAACCAACGTCCGAGATTCACCGGCAATCAACTCTCCAGCTCGAGCTTGAGGTCCAGCAATGGCACCAGTCATTTTGTTACCTGGTTAAGGCCCAAAGGGATTACATCGAGTCCCTTGTGAGTTGGCTTCGGCTCAGTCTCTTCCAGATCAGCAAAAATCCACTATCCAGAGCTGCCCAGGAATCAAGAATATACTCACTTTGTGAAGAATGGCACGTTGCAGTTGACCATATTCCTGACGGGGTGGCATCAGAAGGAATCAAGAGCTTCTTAACAGTAATCCATGCCATTGTAGTTCAACAAGCAGACGAGCTTAAACAGAAGAAAAAGTCAGAATCTGCATTTAAAGACCTTGAGAAGAAGGTGACTCAGCTTAGATCACTCGAGAGCAAGTATGGTCCATATTCCATGCCAGGATCCTCTGGCACTACGGGCAGCAAGTACCCAGTTGCAGAGAAGCGTGCAAAGGTggagatcttgagagcaaaggCAGTGGAAGAGAAAACTAAGCATGAAAAATCGGTCAGTGTAACAAGGGGAATGACACTGAATAATCTTCAGATGGGCTTTCCACATGTGTTTCAGGCCATAGTGGGATTTTCTAGTGTGTGTACTCAAGCATTTGAATCAGTATACAACAAAGCCAAAAGTGCTGATGATGAGCTCAATGTGAAGAGGATACTAGCTTGA